Part of the Ignatzschineria larvae DSM 13226 genome, TTTATAACCTCGTTCTGTGGCATGTTCAACGATGGCCGCAGTGGAATCGACAAAAAAAGGATTCTCTAAGGGGCCTGAAATAAGGGTTATGACATTAGAGCGACCGGAAACTAATTGCCGCGCATTTTGATTCGGGACATAACCTAATTGGGTAATAGCGGCATAGACTCTCTCTCTTGTTGTTGCCTCGACTTTCTCGGGATGGTTCAGGACGCGCGAGACCGTTGCTTGTGAGACTTTTGCAAGGCGAGCGACATCGACAGAAGAGGGGCGTTTTTGAGAGCGTGTATTCTTGGGCATATTCACAATAGGACCTATTTCATAATCGGATCATTAAAAAGAAGGCTGTTAACAATGAAATCTATTACAGTTCTGAAGGTTAATGAGGATTATGACATTAAAACGGATTAAGCAGATGGCTAATCTTTACATTTTATCTTTTTTAGCAAGGCTAAATGAAGAATCTTTCGAAGAATATTTTGTTTATTTCGAAGGTCTAGGGTCTTTACATCCTCACAGATCTTTTTGGATATCGCAATAATCTTCTATATAATGGCAATAAATGTATTGTTTATTAAACAATTGTTGGTTTATTTATGTTTTGCATCTTGTGTTTATTCATCTTGTATTTTCATCTTTCATTTTACAGTTTATTGGCTGTAAGCCTGAGATCTCACCTGATGGATATGCAGCATAGATAAGCACTAATAACGATACCTCACGTTTAGCACACTATGTCGCTTGGCAGGTGTCTTTATTTAAATCAATGAAGGAGATGTTATGCAATTAACCCCTCGGGAAATGGAAAAATTAATGATTTATACCCTTGCCGATGTTGCAGAGAAGCGACGTGCGCGTGGTTTGAAACTCAATTATCCAGAAGCGGTCGCTATTATCACTGTCACTGCCTTAGAAGGCGCGAGAGATGGTAAGAGTGTAGAAGATGTTATGAAAGAAGCGGCCATGGTCTTGACGAAAGAGGATGTGATGGAAGGCGTAGGCGATCTCATTCCTCAAGTACAAGTGGAAGCGATTTTTACCGATGGTACACGCTTGGTAACCGTTCATAACCCGATCAAGTAGGCTGAATCATAGGTTAGTCAGCCTTCAATTGATCTCAAATTTAAGGACCCCGTTACTAGATGCGCTATTTTATCAGCGCTCAGAAGGAGATAGAACAATGAGTGATAATAAACAAGATCAAACAACAGCCGCTGCAGTGACATCCGCAAAGTCTAAAAAGACCGGAGTATCTAAATCAGCCTCAACATCCAAATCAATCAGCGGTAGTAAAACTAAAACGCCAACCGCGAAGAAAGTCACCAAACAATCAGTTGCGGCCCAAGTTGAAATTCCAACGCCTTTAGGTGGCTTAATTCTTGCAGATACCCCCATTACTTTTAATGAAGATAGACCTGTTACGACTTTGAAAGTACGTAATACGGGGGATCGACCTATTCAAATTGGTTCTCATTTTCACTTTTTTGAGGTAAATCGTGCACTTGAGTTTGATCGGGAAGCGGCTTATGGGAAGCGGCTGAATATTGCTTCCACTACTGCAATTCGCTTTGAACCCGGTGATGAGATTGAAGTGTCCCTCATTCCTTTTGGCGGTACACAAGCAGTGTATGGCTTTAATAATATTGTAGATGGCTGGGCGGGCGAGAATGTCGCTAATAGTGAGCGTCCTGCTAAGAAGATTGCACTTGATAATGCGATTGCGCATGGGTTTAAAAATAGCACAGAGTAAATTGCGCAGCACAAAATAATAGGGCGTAAATAGCCTGTTAGTAGCATTTCTCATGAGTGATGACGATTTTATGACGATATTGAGTCAATATTGAATAGATAAGAAGGAACAAAAAGATGCCTCAAATTTCAAGACAAGAATATAGCGGTTTATTTGGACCAACGGTTGGCGATAAAATTCGATTAGGAGATACCAATCTCTATATCGAGATTGAGAAGGATCTTCGGGGTTATGGTGAAGAGTCCGTTTATGGCGGAGGGAAATCTCTACGGGATGGAATGGGCGCGAATAATACATTTACCCGTGATAATGGCGTGTTAGATCTCGTGATCACTAATGTCACGATTATCGACCCTTATCTTGGCGTTATTAAAGCGGATGTGGGCATTAAAGATGGTAAGATTGCCGGCATTGGTAAAAGTGGTAACCCACATGTGCAAGATCATATTACGCCGGGAATGGTCGTCGGTGTCTCAACGGATGCTATTTCAGGTGAACATCTGATCCTCACGGCAGCAGGGATCGATACTCATATCCATTTTATTGCGCCGCAACAAGCTTATGAAGCGCTCTCTAATGGTGTCACGACTTTCTTTGGTGGCGGAGTCGGCCCGACAGATGGTTCAAATGGCACGACGGTTACTGCAGGTTCTTGGCATATTCGCTCGATGCTGAGAGCGGTAGAAGGATTGCCCATTAATGTGGGTCTATTAGGTAAAGGGCATTCATTTGCACGGGATCCGCTCATTGAACAGATTGTGGCAGGTGTTGCGGGACTCAAAGTCCATGAAGATTGGGGCGCAACCGGGAGTGCGATACGTCATGCACTTCGAGTCGCTGATGAGTATGATATTCAAGTAGCGGTGCATACCGATAGTCTTAACGAAGGTGGCTATGTAGAAGATACGATCGAAGCTTTTGAAGGACGGACGATCCATACGTTCCATACAGAAGGTGCCGGCGGTGGTCATGCGCCTGATATTCTGAAAGTGGTGAGTCAATCGAATGTATTACCTAGCTCAACGAATCCAACGTTACCCTTTGGTGTGAATAGTCAGGCTGAGCTCTTTGATATGATTATGGTCTGTCATAATCTTAATCCTAATATTCCATCAGATGTGGCATTTGCTGAGAGCCGAGTACGTCCTGAAACCATTGCTGCAGAGAATGTACTTCACGATATGGGTGTGATCTCAATGTTCTCAAGTGACTCACAAGCGATGGGGCGAGTGGGGGAAAACTGGTTGCGGGTTATTCAAACGGCACATGCGATGAAAGCCGCGCGTGGAAAGCTGCCGCAGGATGCACCGGGGAATGATAATTTCCGAGTATTACGTTACGTCTCTAAAATCACCATTAATCCGGCGATTGCACAGGGTGTCAGCCATGTTCTCGGTTCAGTAACCGTTGGGAAAATGGCAGATTTAGTCCTTTGGGATCCTCGTTTCTTTGGGGCGAAACCAAAATTAGTCATCAAGGGCGGCATGATCAATTGGGCGGCGATGGGAGATCCAAATGCTTCGCTTCCAACCCCTCAACCTGTTTTCTATCGGCCTATGTTTGGCGCAATGGGTAAAACATTGCAAGATACCTGCGTGACCTTTGTTTCACAGGCGGCGATGGATGATGGTATTAAAGAGAAAGCAGGACTTGAGAAGCAAGTGATGGCAGTGAAAAATTGTCGAGCGATTAGCAAAAAAGATCTCGTTCGCAACGATGAAACACCGCATATTGATGTTGATCCTGAAACCTTTGCAGTGAAAGTAAACGGGGAGCATGCGACGTGCCCACCAGTACAGGATGCTGCGATGAATCAACGTTATTTCTTTAGTTAAATCAGTTTGTTGTAGTAAATCTTTTAAGTCGATTAAGTCGATAAAACAATCGAACTAGATAGAGGCTCTGCTTGCTCTACTGCAGGTAGAGCTTTAATAAAGAGATACTCAAAAGCTATTTTAAGGATAGCTGAGAAGATGAAGTTCACCATAGAGGAAGCGTTAAATGATTATTATTGAGAAGGTTTTAGGAAATATTAAAGAAGATAGCACTTGGCAAGCCCGCAAAAAAGAGAGTCAAGTGGATATCTTAAGGCTCGATCAACATGAAGCACAAAAGAGTCGTTGCCGTAAACATACTGAAAAAGGGCAGGATCTCGGTATCGCATTAGATCGTAATGTGCTTCTCGCAGATGGGGATGTACTCTTTTATGATGAGGCGACTAATACAATGATTATTGTGGAGATTTCATTGCGGGATGTCTTAGTCGTGGATCTCTCCCATCTTGCAACGATGCCGGTGGATGCGCAAATTCGTGTGAGTTTTGAATTAGGGCATGCGTTAGGGAATCAACATTGGAAAGCGGTGTTAAAAGAGAATCATGTCTATGTCCCCCTTTCGGTGAGCAAAGAGGTGATGGCCTCTGTCATGCGTACCCATGGTTTTGATGAAACGGCGTTTAAATTTGTGCCTGGAGGAGAGATTCTTCCTAAAATGAGCCGCTCAGAAGCCCGTCTACTCTTTGGGGGATCAGAAGAGACTCATACCCATGTTCACGTTTCACCGCAAGGGCATCCATATAGTCATTCTCATGACGATCATCATCACGATCATGATCATAACCATAGCCACGAAGCGCATCATGAGCATAGTCATGAACATCATCATGGCGATCAGACCCATACACATTCCCATACACATCCGCACTCACACGATCATAAACATTAATCATATTGACTGACATTTGCCGATTTTTGATTTACTAATCAATACATTAACCGTCAATCTATCGTCATGCAAAGAGCGTTACGATCTTTATCCTTAACATTGAGGCAGGAAGATGAAAGCATCAGAGTTAATTCGAGTTCTACAATTTTCCGATTCGGCGCTTCCGATTGGAGGGTTTACCTTTTCGAATGGTGTGGAAGCGGCGATTCAGAAAGGTGTTGTTCACGATAAAGAGAGCTTAAAATCTTTTGTCCGAACCTCTTTAGAAGTGGCGGCTCATACTGATGGTATCGCTTTAACGGCAGCGCATCGCGCGGTGATTCAAACATTTCCCACAGAACTATTGTCGATGGATCAGTGTGAATTTGAGAGTGATCAGGTTAAAGCGTTAATGGCACAATTGATTCGGATTGATCGGGCCGTTTTAAATCGTAAGCTCAATGAAGAGGCTCGATTAATGACCACTCGAATGGGGAAGAAGCTCGCCGAGATTTCGGTGCATACTTTTGAGCATCCTCTGGTAGCTGCTTGGTTAGCGGAGATTAAAGCTGGTCATACGCCGGGAACGCAACCTATTACTCAAGCATTAGTGATGGCGGTGCAGCATATCCCTGAACGAGAAGTAATGGTTATGCATCAATATGGCATTGCGATGACGATTCTAAGCGCGGCGATGCGCTTAATGCGGGTAACTCACTATGAAACGCAACACATTCTCTTTGAGCTCAATGAGGAGATCGATCAGTTTTGCGATGTGGCAAGCTCAGGGGATATTACCGAGATGGCATCCTATGTGCCGGTGATTGATCTTTTAGCTGCGATTCATACGCAGTCATTTGTTCGCCTATTTATGAATTAGGGATGAAATTAGGGACGATGAAAGAATGGAATTTTGGTTAGAGAGCAATATGTTCAGCATAAATATGAGTACTAATAGCAGTATCAATAAGATCATTACAAGGAAATAGAAAAAATGAAAAAGATGACAAGAATTGGAATCGGCGGCCCTGTCGGATCTGGTAAAACCGCGATTATTGAAGTGATTACGCCAATTTTGATTGAAC contains:
- a CDS encoding urease subunit gamma encodes the protein MQLTPREMEKLMIYTLADVAEKRRARGLKLNYPEAVAIITVTALEGARDGKSVEDVMKEAAMVLTKEDVMEGVGDLIPQVQVEAIFTDGTRLVTVHNPIK
- a CDS encoding urease subunit beta; translated protein: MSDNKQDQTTAAAVTSAKSKKTGVSKSASTSKSISGSKTKTPTAKKVTKQSVAAQVEIPTPLGGLILADTPITFNEDRPVTTLKVRNTGDRPIQIGSHFHFFEVNRALEFDREAAYGKRLNIASTTAIRFEPGDEIEVSLIPFGGTQAVYGFNNIVDGWAGENVANSERPAKKIALDNAIAHGFKNSTE
- a CDS encoding urease subunit alpha, with amino-acid sequence MPQISRQEYSGLFGPTVGDKIRLGDTNLYIEIEKDLRGYGEESVYGGGKSLRDGMGANNTFTRDNGVLDLVITNVTIIDPYLGVIKADVGIKDGKIAGIGKSGNPHVQDHITPGMVVGVSTDAISGEHLILTAAGIDTHIHFIAPQQAYEALSNGVTTFFGGGVGPTDGSNGTTVTAGSWHIRSMLRAVEGLPINVGLLGKGHSFARDPLIEQIVAGVAGLKVHEDWGATGSAIRHALRVADEYDIQVAVHTDSLNEGGYVEDTIEAFEGRTIHTFHTEGAGGGHAPDILKVVSQSNVLPSSTNPTLPFGVNSQAELFDMIMVCHNLNPNIPSDVAFAESRVRPETIAAENVLHDMGVISMFSSDSQAMGRVGENWLRVIQTAHAMKAARGKLPQDAPGNDNFRVLRYVSKITINPAIAQGVSHVLGSVTVGKMADLVLWDPRFFGAKPKLVIKGGMINWAAMGDPNASLPTPQPVFYRPMFGAMGKTLQDTCVTFVSQAAMDDGIKEKAGLEKQVMAVKNCRAISKKDLVRNDETPHIDVDPETFAVKVNGEHATCPPVQDAAMNQRYFFS
- the ureE gene encoding urease accessory protein UreE (involved in the assembly of the urease metallocenter; possible nickel donor) — protein: MIIIEKVLGNIKEDSTWQARKKESQVDILRLDQHEAQKSRCRKHTEKGQDLGIALDRNVLLADGDVLFYDEATNTMIIVEISLRDVLVVDLSHLATMPVDAQIRVSFELGHALGNQHWKAVLKENHVYVPLSVSKEVMASVMRTHGFDETAFKFVPGGEILPKMSRSEARLLFGGSEETHTHVHVSPQGHPYSHSHDDHHHDHDHNHSHEAHHEHSHEHHHGDQTHTHSHTHPHSHDHKH
- a CDS encoding urease accessory protein UreF, whose amino-acid sequence is MKASELIRVLQFSDSALPIGGFTFSNGVEAAIQKGVVHDKESLKSFVRTSLEVAAHTDGIALTAAHRAVIQTFPTELLSMDQCEFESDQVKALMAQLIRIDRAVLNRKLNEEARLMTTRMGKKLAEISVHTFEHPLVAAWLAEIKAGHTPGTQPITQALVMAVQHIPEREVMVMHQYGIAMTILSAAMRLMRVTHYETQHILFELNEEIDQFCDVASSGDITEMASYVPVIDLLAAIHTQSFVRLFMN